In the genome of Marinomonas algicola, the window TAAGTTAATTGTTTCTGTCTTGCCGTTTCTTTTTGAGACTGTAATGGTGGTCATGGGGTTTTTTCCAACTGTGCTGTGCTAAGGAAGAGGATGGTGAGAATACCTTATATAGTGTTATTTATATTTTTTTATACTATATGTAGTGATTCATGAAAATTATTTTGTAGAAGATAGAGCTCATTGAGATGAAAATCAAGGTTTGAAAATCAGATATTGAAAACGCTTAAAGCAGACTAAGTGATCACTTACGTTAATAGGCTCATGATGTGGAAACTGTGAAATTGGCAATAGAATTAAACTATATTTTTAAAGATTTTTTTGTCTAAAAGGTTTTTCAATTTGTGTGTAATAAGTGTTCAGTTAAGTTGCTTTATTAAAAAAGTGGCTACGCTGATTAAACTGTAAAGTATGATTTGATGAAGTAGGTAAATTATAAGTGCATGTTGTCCAAGCCAGCTCAAAATTCTGACCAAAGAGTTGTTACGCACTGTGATTTTACTCAGAAATTTACCTATGATTGGGCCAAAAAATACACATGCAATCCAGGGAAAAGGATAGACAATGTCTAAAGTATATTGGGGTGCTCCTAATTCGTTAAGAAGAAAGTGATGTATATTTGGGAACTGTAACCAGCTTGTTACGAAAAATATCAGGCCAATTGCTAAGCCAATGATAGCGTTTAATCTTGGATAACGTGCAAATGGGTAGAGAATGAAGCTAGCTAACAGAATGAAGTGTAAAATGCCAAAATAAATCCATTGGGAAGGGAAGGCAAGGTAGGTAATAAGTGAAATAGAGGCCGCTGCTATAAGTAGCTTCATTTGCCGAACTAAAAACTTTTTGAAATGGCTTGTTTGGAAAGGGGGTGGGATTTTACTTATATAAGTTGACCAACCAACAGCCGTTAAAAAAAGGAAGAGAATGACTGCCCTAAAGTTTACCCAGAATGAGTCGAATAGATTGTAGCTTATGTAGTTAAACTCTCTGAGATCCCAGCAGAAATGAAAGATAATCATTAGTAGAACCGCCGACCCTCTATAGGCGTCGAGAAAAATGTGCCTAGAGCTTGTCGGTGAAGGGGGCATAGTCATCTTTACTGTGATTTGTAAATGTTAGAAAAGGAGGCAAAAGTAGAGAGTTTATTTTGCCTCCCTGTTACTTAAGGGGCTAAGCGAGTTCTTACCCAGCCATCATCTTTTTTCTCATAGGATAACCTGTCATGGAGCCGACTTGGTCTGCCTTGCCAAAACTCAATGTAATCGGCTTCCAGTATGTATCCTCCCCAATTATCTGGACACGGAATGCTGGAATTTACATACTCTTGCTCTAGTCTTTTAACGCTCTCGTGGAGATCTTCCCTGTGCGCAACAGGTTGACTTTGATTTGATGCCATTGCAGCCAATTGACTGCCTTTTGGGCGGCTTAAAAAGTAAGCTTCTGATATGTTACGTGATAACTTTTTTATTTGGCCTTCTATGCGTACTTGTCGGCTTAGTGATGGCCAGAAAAAGGTAAGGCAGGCGTTGTTGTTGTGAGCAATCTGTTCGCCTTTATTGCTTGAATAATTGGTGAAAAATGAAAAGCCTTCCTCGCTCCTCTGCTTTAAAAGCACAACCCGAGCATGGGGTTTATTATTCTGGTCAACTGTGCTTAACGTCATTGCCGTAGGGTCTTCGGGGCAAGTTTCAATAGCCTTATTTAGCCACTCATCAAATACTTGCAGCGGATCGTTTGGAGTACTTTCTTCTAATAAGTCTTCAAACTGGTAGTCTCTTCTAATTGAACTGATATCTCTATTCATGATTATACTCTGTAAGTCGACATGGTCATAATTTTGGAAACGCGAGTCATTATGCTCATAATGATCGGCGGGAAAACGTACCCTCCTGATTGTAACGCCATTTCTTTATGTTGAGCTTCATCTAATCGCATCTGTTGCAAGACGGCTTTGCTGCGATGATCTTCTGTTGGTAGCGCATCTAGGTGCTTATCAATATGCAAGCACACTTGATCTTCTGTTGCGGCAACAAAGCCTAGGCTTAATTTATCACTGATTAATCCAGCTCCTGCACCGATAACAAACGACGCGCCATAGAAGAAAGGGTTAAGTATGCTTGGCTTACTGTTTAAATCTAATAAACGTTGTTCGCACCAAACTAAATGATCAATTTCTTCGCGTGCAGCATGCTCCATTTCCTCGCGAATGCTCTCCAGTTTTGCTGTTGTTGCTTGACCAGCATATAAAGCTTGAGCGCATACCTCACCGGTATGGTTTATCCGCATAAGCCCACTTGCGTGTTTGTTTTCCTTAGAAGAAAATTCGGACTCTTTGTGGTTATTAGCAGGTGATGGGCGTGATGCCGTGGCGGCACCTGGTGTGACGGTTCTTAATGCTCTATCCAGCTGGACGATTGCCCTGTCAAAAAATGAAACCATGTTGTTCTCCTCTAGCCTGGAGGCCAAGTCATTTGCTTGCCTGCAAGAACGTGCATATGAATATGATAAACCGTTTGGCCGCCGTCTTCATTGCAATTCATAACGACTCGGAAGCCAGATTGATCAACGTTTTTTTGTTTTGCTATTTTGCTGGCGATAATAGGCAATTTACCAATGATGCGTGAGTCTGTGTTCTCAATATCATTTAATGTGGCGATGTGTTTTTTCGGGATGACTAAAAAATGAACTGGAGCCTGAGGCATGATGTCTTCAAATGCAATGACATCATCATCTTCGAATAAAATGTTTGCCGGTATTTCTTTATTAACAATTTTGCAAAAAAGGCAATCCATAACTGTTCCTTTGATTCTTGGTTGTTTGTACTTGCTTACGAAATGTGTGATGCGTTTTTAATTCTTAAGCCTTTGGACGTGAAGCGATTCAGACTTTCTTTAATGTGTTGTTCTATGTTCTGGTCAGAAAACAAGTCATCAAATCCAAGGGTAAGAGCGTAATTTCTCGACATTTTAACGTTTTCAGTAATTAAAATACATTGATCTCCAGCATGAAGCTTCATTCTAATTTGTTTTAATGCAAGGTTGGGGATGTACCCTTCATTTTCAAACATGAGAATAAGGTTGACGGTGTTTTTTGTCGTTTGAGTTTTGACATCCGTTAGTAGCTCATTAATGCTTTTTATTTGAATGACATTGTTTGGCCAGTTTTGTAGTGTTCGCAGCACCCTTTCAACCAGTACGGATTGGTCGCCAATTACAAGGATTTGAGCTGGGTCGGCTTTAAATGTATCGAAAGTGATAACCTGTTGTCTTGAGTTGGCTGGGAAGTGTATTGTCAAAGAATCGTTTTCGATTTTTAAACGACCATTTAATCTATCTACAATATCCTTTATCAGGCGTATCCCTAGATTGTTGTCACGAAATTCATTTTTAATTTTATTAGAAATCGGATGACAGACAATATCAATCGTTTTAATCCCAAGCTTTTTGTGCAGAGTGTGAGCTAAGTTGATGGTAAGCAGCTCTCCATTTAGGTGCTTACATTCATGGATCAAATTAATTAAAAGTTGTTTGAGTAGTTTGATATGACTCAGTAATTCAACGCCATTGGTGTCGCTTGTGAGTATAGTAAGATCTGAGTTGTCTTGATCTGTATTGTTAAATGTATCAATTGCATTTTGAATGATTTTTTCTATTAGCTCAGGTTGTTCGTGTTTGCTGTCTGCTTTTTCAAGTAATGTTAAGTTTGTAGACAGAAGTTTTAGGTTATTTGCCGCCGTGTAAGCATACGAAGTAAGGCTTTTTTCATGTTCTTCTAATGGTCGTGCTTGCCAGTAGCTAACGTAAGTATCAATAATATTGATTTGTCGCCTCATTCTTTCTCCCGTATCGGCAAGAAGCGGAGAGAGGTTGGTGTCTTGAGTAGTGGGTGCTATTTGATTTTTATTCGAAAAGCGGAAGGGCGCGATGCGCTTCATCATGCCGATAAAGTAGATGCTTGACTCGATTAATACCAAGGAGGTCAGTCCCCATTGATAAAATATTGGACTAGGGTAAATCCCATAAAGGCTCAATATCCAGAGATACATACCTATTAAAACAATGCCTCTTGAGAGAATGTAATGACCTGAGTGCGTTGTTTTTTTTCCATAAGCATAAAGTGCGATACCGAGCAAAGCGGTGTTTGTGATAAGTGAATCGGCTAATAAAAATGATGTACTTACTATGGACGGAAAAAAGAAAAGCGTAATGCTTAGAATGAAATTACCCCACCCAAAGAAGGCTAAATATCGATTTATTTTTGGATAGTAAAGTTGAGTGTCTAAATAACAGCGAGAGAAAAAAGTGAGTGTAGATAAATATAAGAGTATAAATGCGTAAAAAAAACTTTGTAGATTAGTGGCTTCGATGGAGAAAAAGTAACGGAAAAAACCATGGAATGACAAGTGGAGCATTAAAATACTTATTAAAATACCGCAATAAAATGCATACATTGAGTGTTTTGTTTGAATGAAAAGTAATAGGCCGCCTAAAAGAAAAATAAACGAAATGCTTATAAATAGGCTTGAGAGTAATAGATTATTAAGCGTCATTTTTATTAGTTCGGTATTGTCGAGAGCGAATAACTGTATGTTGACGGGTAATGAAGACGATACTTTGAGGTAAATGACGAGGCTGTTATGTAGCGTTTCTGGTAAGGGAACGATATGGTCTAAGTGTTGCGTTTTTCTCTCATGAAAAATAGTATTCGTTTCCATTGAGTACGCCGCTTGATCTTTGAGGGTCTGAGGAAGGAATACCTCTAATGCATTTACCTGAGGTGCTTTAATGTAAAGGTAAGTTGCGCTGTTGGTTGTTTTTTGAATAGACACCTCGCTTCTAACCCATATACTGCCATTCGTTTGAGTTATGTGAATAAAGGGCTTGTTGACATAAGTAAAGAGACGGTCGCTATGTTTGTTTATGATTCTTTCCGTTGGTTGGTTATTTATGTCTTGGTAAATGCTGGCGACGTTCCCTAAATTCACCAATGATTGTTCATCGTCAATGATGGCCATGTTTTGAACACAGAAAGAATCAATTGAAAAGAGTAAGGTAATCGTTAGAATGATGAATTTCATTCAAAAGCAGCCTGATTAAGTAAAGTTATATTATTAACTATCTAAGGGGATAAATGCTATATACAATTTTGGTCAATTATTATGTCGAGTTTAGTATTGCGCTTCTTATAATTACGTTCTTTTTTAGGCGTAAAAACACAGAGTTAAGAACAAAACTTCTTTATTTATACGGTTTAATCGCGTCACTGGGCTTTTTACTGGATTTACAGTGGGTGTCTGGTGTTGTTTTTGGTTTTATCTTGCTTGAATTGGGGAGTGTATATCGTCAGTACGTAGATATAAAGCTCCCTAATAAAGGGAACGATGAGAAGTGATAAAAGCCTGTTTGTATAAGTGTTTAGCGCGTAAAAAAGTTGAAAAGCTTAGTTTGGCAGAGTAGGATTGTAATTATTCAATTTTGCGTTTTCTTTTAGAAAGTTAAAGGTTGAATACAACCCCATGATAATATCAAAAGGATGGTTATATGATTCTAACTAAAATAGCAAAGAAATTTACTAAAAATACGGCTGGAGTAACTGCGATTGAATACGCAATCGTTGGTGTGGCTGTAGCTGCATTGGTTGCTACAGTCTTTGGTAATACTGGCACATTAAAAACAGCGTTTGATGATGCATTCGGTAAAATATCGACTTCAGTAAAAGGCTAATGAGTCAAAGCTTATATATTGCTTTTTACATGCTTGTATCTGCTTCTGTTATCGGTATTTATACCGATATCAGAAGTAGGACTATATCAAACCGTTATTGTCTGTTAATTCTAATGTTGGCGTGTTTTTGCTCTTGCTTTGACGGGGGCGCGGTATTGGCAATTTTGAGAGTGTTTGGCATTCTATTTATCGGTGTGATTTTATTTTCTTTATCTATTATAGGGGCTGGGGATGTTAAATTGCTAGCGGCTTATTCAGTAGGGATTTCCACCGAATACTGGTGGCTTACCCTCTATCTGATTCTAATTTTGGGTGCGGTTTTGGCATGCATCTATGTCGTATACGGGGTGTTAGCAAATAAGATGAGTGAGGTTAGGCGGCGTGGCTTGCCTTACGGAGTGCCGATTACTTTGTCTTGTTTGTTTGGGATATGGCTGAGTATCTATTAGTCGTATCAATTTAGGAGCTTTAAATGGGACAGCGAGCCGTTTTTTTAATTGGGTTTGTGTGCGTTTTTTTAGGTGTTATAGGGCTGTATTTACAACTGCAAGATCCAATATCAATGACAAAGCCAGATGTTGTCAGTGTTGAGGAAGAATTGAAAATAAGAATGGTTGTGTCTAATCAAAACCTTGATAAAGGGGTCTTAGTTCAGCCAGAGTACTTTAGATATGTTTATGTGGGCGAAAGCGAAGCGTTAGCAATTGGAATTGCTGAAGATCAGAATATTGAATTCAATACTGGCATGATATTAGCTAAGGACATAAAAAAAGATGAGTTTTTAGGCGTCAATTACATACTATCTCCTGAAGACGATAATTATATAAATGCGCAGTTGTCTGAGGGAATGTCTCCATATTCACTGAAAATTCCAAAAACAAATTTTTATGGTGCAGGGATCAATGTTGGTGATTTAATCGATATTGTTGTTATGACTTCAGACGATGAGAATATTGGTGGGTCAGGTAATGATGGTAGGATTGAGTCTTTTCGAACTCTAGCAGTATCACCATTAATCACTCAGGTTAAAGTTTTGAATATTGATTCTTATTCAGAGACCCGCCAGGAATTATCCCTTACTATCGAGTTGAGTAGGCATGATATAGCGAAAATGATTATCGCCACTAAAATTGGCCTGGTGGAAGTGTTTCGTTCATCTATGAGTGTTGATGTATCAAATACTACAAAAGCTAGGACTCAAGACGTCTTATCTGATTATCAATCAGTTCTTGAATATCGTGGAAGTAAAAAATAGGTCAATAAAGGTTATCTTGTATGTATTACAAATTATTTAGAGAAGGTTTAAGGGGGATAGTTGTTGTTTCTTTTATACTGTTATCTTATGCCTCAGCTTCTACCGCGATTAATATTGGTGAAGGCGAAGCGAAAACGCTTTCTTTTGGTGAAAATATTTCTACTGTATTTATTTCTGATGCAGACGTAGCGGACTATCAAGTCGTTAACAATAGAAAGTTAATTGTTTATGGTAAGTCAGTAGGTCAAGCCCACTTAGTTGTTTTTGGCGAAGAAGGGGAGACTCTTGAGGAGCGTAAATTAATTATCAATAAGAGTTACACTTTTATTGAACAGCAGCTCAAATTTCGCTTTCCAAATTCCGAGATTAGATTGACAAATTTTGGCGAGCAATTTGTTGTTTCAGGAACGGTGCCATCTGAAAAAGAAAAAGAGGCTGTTTATTTGCTGGTTGGAGAGCTGCTTGGTAAAGATTTTGAAGAATATAAAGTGAACTGGCATTTGGCTGATGACCAACAATTGGAAATTGATTTTCTGACACGCCGGACATACAAGGGATTAGTAAATCAAATTGAAGTGGCGAATACTAAGCAGGTGAATGTAAAGTTAACCGTTGCAGAGGTGTCGAGTTCGTTTGTTGACCAAATAGGGATTAACTGGGGGAGCGTTCTCAGTGATGGGTTTTCTGGTAACGGTCAGTTCTCCGACTTTGTGATTGGATTTGATGCTGACAACATCGCTGCCTTTATATCAGCAGTAAGTGATGACACTATTGGTCAGGTACTTGCTGAGCCAAACTTATCTGTTATTTCAGGTGAAACCGCCAGCTTCCTTGTTGGTGGTGAAATTCCTATTGTATTCCGAGTTGATGATGGCTATAAGATTGAGTACAAAAATGTTGGAGTGGGCCTTGATTTAGCCGCAAAAGTACTATCGGATGACAAGATTAAATTGTCAATACAGCCCGAGGTAAGTTCAGTAGATGAGCAATATGCTAATGAGTTATTGGGTGTGCCAGGCTTTAAGGTAAGAAAAGCGAGAACCACTGTTGAGTTAGGGGATGGTCAGAGCTTCGTTTTAGGTGGCTTGTTAAGCAGCGATGATCAAGAATCCCTCTCTAAAGTGCCGGGCTTAGGTGATATTCCAATTTTAGGAACACTTTTTCGTTACGCAACTACTAAAAGGGTAAAGACAGAGCTTATTATTGTTGCTACGGTTAATTTAGTTGAACCTATAGAGTCATCTAGCATTCAGCTACCTACTATCGCTAGAACGTCTAGCTTGTCGCGGTTTTTTGTCGGTTTAACCCCTGAAATAAAAAACAAAGTATCACCTGAAGCGGTCAAATGGCGAAATGAAATACTGTCAACGGGTGGGTTTAAACAATGAAAAATATTCTTTTTACTCTACTTATATCAACTGCCGTTGTTGGTTGTTCTACTGCACACATAGCACCTAAAGAAAATACAACGAGTATTATTCCTGTTGTGTATCAATATGATTTGAAGGCAGATGAGGGTCAGGAAGTAAATGGTTTGAGTCATGATTTAGATGGCTACATAAATCAAAATATAGAGTCTTTAATAAAACTGGATATTGAGTTAGTTTCATCATCAGCAACAGGTGAGGTATTATCAAAAACGGCGTATGAGCTTTTGTTATCTCTGGGTGTTGACTCTGGTAAAATAGTAGTATCTAAGCTTGAAGAGTCTAATAATATTGATTTCTCCTTGATTGCTAAGAAATACGAAGTTCAAGTACCAGTATGCGAAAGTAAAGCCATATTTGCATATGGAGGAGATAGTTATGGTTGTTCTGTTGACTCGATGCGTTGGGCTACTATAGTTAATCCACAAAAGATGTTGCCTCAACAAAGTGGTAATCAATTTATGTCTTCACAGGAATAGCATATGTTTGATTTAGTTGACATTCTCAAAAACAGTCGCGATACTCAAGAAGAGGATTCATCTCGAAGTGGGCCTAAAACAGCGTTCTTTTTTCAGACTTCAGAATGCCGATCTTTAGTTGAGGAAACGTATCGATTTGATGATAAGAAAATACCCAAATCTGTTCTTTTTAGCTTTGATTTGGTTGCCAATAGAGTAACTGATGATGATTGTGAAATTGCTATTTTTGAATTGACAGACAGTGACACCTTAGCTGAAGATGCTGAGCGATTAAGTCATATTATCCCTTCTTCGGTATCTGTTATTATTATTGGTCTAGCGGACTCTATATCTACCGTTAGAATGTTAAAAAGTTTAGGCTTTTACTATGTTTTTTGGCCGATAAATAAGCAAGAATTGTCCGAGTTTCTGGCCGTAATTACAAAAAAACACCAAGAGGCAAATCTGGGCAATATTTATCGTCGAGCTAAGCGTATTGCCGTGTTTGGTACTAAGGGTGGGGTTGGGGCGAGTTTAATCGCGGCTGAACTAGCATCGGCTTTATCTGTCAAAAAAAAATCCGACAGCTTGTTGGTCAACCACAATTATGATTGCGGTGACTTAGATATTCAGGTAGGTAATGTCAAGTTAGATAAAAAGTCTGTTGCTAAGGGTACGTTAACGACTGATCTTGATGAAACGTCTGTTAAGTCATTGATGATGCCTCTTAACTCAAAATTAAGGTATTTGGCTTTAGCAAAAGACCAGCTTCAATCTGATGAAGTTCGAGAAGTAACGGATATGGTTATTTCTTTAACCAGCTCTGAGGCGAACTTGATTGTAGAAGATTTATCCGCATCGGTTTCCTTTGATCGTACACCAGAATGGTTAATAGAGAACTTTAATATTTTAATTCTGGTTCTTGAACCTAGTGTCTCTTCCTTGAGGGAATCGGTAAAACTCATTAAACGTATTAGAAATATTCAGAATAACAGTGAGTCTAAGAAAAACTTACGTATTATTGTGATTGTAAATCATCATAGGCATAAAAAGATGGAGACAGTTTCCATTGAGGAAATTTCAAAATACCTATCACACAAAGTCGATTACGAATTACCTTATGAAGAAAATATTGCGTTAGATATTTCTAAAGGTAAAAGGGTGATCGATAGTGGTAGCAGGTTTAGTCAAAATATTATTAAGCTTTCCTCTCAAATTGTCGGTGAAAACAAGTCCTTTCAGAAAAAGAAGTCGTACTTATCTCGGTTGTTGTCTAAAAAGAAAAGCACGGTATAAATAATTATATTAGGATCTTAAATGTTAGGTACTAAGGCTATTTATAGAAAGTTGCGCAATGAGATTTTTGAGGCATTAGATGCTGAAGCAATTTCTAAGCTGACCAAGGAGGAACTATCAAGACAGTTACTGAGTGCGGTCGATTTATTAATTCAAAAAGATAAGCTGTTAATCCCTACCACTGTCCGTCAAGATTACGTTAAATCCCTTCGTAATGAGTTGGTTGGCCTAGGCCCTCTACAGATATTGATGGAAGATGACTCTATATCAGATATTATGGTAAACGGGCCTGATAATGTATACATTGAGAAAGGCGGACTAGTAGAAAAAAGTTCGGTTGAGTTTGTTGATAATCAGCAGTTAATAGAGGTTTGTAAGCGAATTGCCTCCAGGGTAGGCCGAAGAGTTGATGAATCTGTGCCGTTATGTGATGCGCGCCTCGCCGACGGTAGCCGTGTTAATATTGTTCTCCCTCCTATTGCCATCGATGGCGCCTCCATTTCAATTCGTAAGTTCAAAAAACACAGTATTGATTTTGAAAAATTGGTTGAATTTGGGGCGATGAGTCCTGAGATGGCTCGTGTACTTATGATAGCGGCCAGATGCCGAGTAAATATTGTGATATCTGGTGGTACTGGTTCTGGTAAGACAACTATGATGAATGCTTTATCTCAGTATATTGCTGAGAATCAGCGTATTGTAACCATTGAGGATGCGGCTGAACTTAGGCTTTTACAACCTCACGTTGTTCGTCTTGAAACGCGTACGGCTGGCATAGAGGGTACAGGAGCCATAGGCCAGAGAGAGCTGGTAATTAACTCCCTTCGGATGAGGCCAGACCGAATAATTATAGGTGAGTGTCGCGGGTCTGAAGCATTTGAAATGCTGCAAGCTATGAATACGGGTCATGACGGCTCTATGACAACCTTGCATGCCAATACACCAAGAGACGCAATATCTCGTATAGAAAGCATGGTTATGATGGCAACCTCTTCTTTGCCGCTGGAAGCTATTCGCCGAACTGTAGTGAGTGCAGTAGACATTATTGTGCAAATCAGTCGCTTACACGATGGTAGCCGGAAAGTAACTCACATTAGTGAGGTAATTGGTATTGAAGGAAGTAATGTTGTTATGGAGGATATTTTTAAGTTTGAAGGGGCAGAGCAATCGAGAGAATCTGGCAAAATTCAAGGGAAATTCATCACTTCAGGCTTAATGCAAAGATCTATTCTAATTGAAAAGGCACGTTCTTATGGGTTATCTGAAGAGTTACACAAGTTATTCAATGTGAGGCGGTAAGATGATGAATCTATTTATACTTGTTCTCTGTATTGGTTTGTTATGCATGTATTCAGGAATAAGGACAATAGGGAGTAGATTAAACTTTTTGGATGAGCAAAAAGAGTCTTCTATTGAAACCTCTATAAATGATAATAGCGCCATAGATTTAGAACAGCTGAGTCATATTCCTTGGTATCGAAGAGTGTCCAGAGCCTATTCAAATTTATTAAAAGAGTTGGGGGTATTCCCTACATTAAAGTTGAGTTTGTATTTAATGTCATCACTACTCATTGGCTATTTCTTGAATGATATTTTTTTGAAATTTGACTTGATATATGTCTTACCCTTTGTTTTTTTCTTGAGTGTGTTGCTTGGTGTGCAGTTATTAAATCGGCATGCAAAGAAAAAATTCGACGAGTTTTTTCCTGAAGCATTAAATATGCTAGCTAGTGCTATTTCGGCTGGCGAGAGTTTAATGCATTCAATTATTTATGTCGGAGAAAATATAGACAACTCGGTTGGGAAAGAGTTTAAACGGATGGGAGAGCATTTAAAGATAGGAGACTCACCTGATGAGGTCTTTAGAAAAGCATGTGTGCGATTCCCTTATCCATCGTTTCGTTTCTTTGTGATTACTATGAGAGCGAATATTGCTAGGGGGGGGCAATTAAGGCATGTAATTGTGAATTTAAACAGGATTATGTTTGAAGCAAGAGCCATAGATAAGAAAAAATTTGCTTTAACATCAGAGGCGCGAGCCTCTGCAAAAATTGTATTTTCAATACCATTTTTGTTTTTATTTGGCGTGATGCGTTTTTTAATGCCAGAAAATTATTTTTTTGTTATGGAAGATGACGTTGGTCGTCAAATTTTATATTACATGCTTATTAGCGAAGCTATTGGTATGTTAATAATTTATTTTATTATGAAGGGGGTGAAGGCATGATAGGTTTATACCCTCTTTTATTTATTTTGTGTATTTCATTAGGAGTGATGTTCGTATTTCAAAGCCTTTTTTTTGTGAGAAATAGGAATAAAAAACTAACACAAGCTTTAGAGGGTGGAAATAAAGGAAGTAATATTTTCTTTAAGATTAAGCGTTATATTTCATCTTTATTTAGTATTAATAATGATGACATACAGGAGAAATTTATAGCGGCAGGGTTTTACGAAGCTAGGTTTGCACCGTATTATTTTCCATTAAAGTATAGTTTTACAGTATTGTTTCTTCTGATTGT includes:
- a CDS encoding AAA family ATPase: MFDLVDILKNSRDTQEEDSSRSGPKTAFFFQTSECRSLVEETYRFDDKKIPKSVLFSFDLVANRVTDDDCEIAIFELTDSDTLAEDAERLSHIIPSSVSVIIIGLADSISTVRMLKSLGFYYVFWPINKQELSEFLAVITKKHQEANLGNIYRRAKRIAVFGTKGGVGASLIAAELASALSVKKKSDSLLVNHNYDCGDLDIQVGNVKLDKKSVAKGTLTTDLDETSVKSLMMPLNSKLRYLALAKDQLQSDEVREVTDMVISLTSSEANLIVEDLSASVSFDRTPEWLIENFNILILVLEPSVSSLRESVKLIKRIRNIQNNSESKKNLRIIVIVNHHRHKKMETVSIEEISKYLSHKVDYELPYEENIALDISKGKRVIDSGSRFSQNIIKLSSQIVGENKSFQKKKSYLSRLLSKKKSTV
- a CDS encoding CpaF family protein, with amino-acid sequence MLGTKAIYRKLRNEIFEALDAEAISKLTKEELSRQLLSAVDLLIQKDKLLIPTTVRQDYVKSLRNELVGLGPLQILMEDDSISDIMVNGPDNVYIEKGGLVEKSSVEFVDNQQLIEVCKRIASRVGRRVDESVPLCDARLADGSRVNIVLPPIAIDGASISIRKFKKHSIDFEKLVEFGAMSPEMARVLMIAARCRVNIVISGGTGSGKTTMMNALSQYIAENQRIVTIEDAAELRLLQPHVVRLETRTAGIEGTGAIGQRELVINSLRMRPDRIIIGECRGSEAFEMLQAMNTGHDGSMTTLHANTPRDAISRIESMVMMATSSLPLEAIRRTVVSAVDIIVQISRLHDGSRKVTHISEVIGIEGSNVVMEDIFKFEGAEQSRESGKIQGKFITSGLMQRSILIEKARSYGLSEELHKLFNVRR
- a CDS encoding type II secretion system F family protein — its product is MMNLFILVLCIGLLCMYSGIRTIGSRLNFLDEQKESSIETSINDNSAIDLEQLSHIPWYRRVSRAYSNLLKELGVFPTLKLSLYLMSSLLIGYFLNDIFLKFDLIYVLPFVFFLSVLLGVQLLNRHAKKKFDEFFPEALNMLASAISAGESLMHSIIYVGENIDNSVGKEFKRMGEHLKIGDSPDEVFRKACVRFPYPSFRFFVITMRANIARGGQLRHVIVNLNRIMFEARAIDKKKFALTSEARASAKIVFSIPFLFLFGVMRFLMPENYFFVMEDDVGRQILYYMLISEAIGMLIIYFIMKGVKA